Proteins encoded together in one Candidatus Paceibacterota bacterium window:
- a CDS encoding glycine--tRNA ligase encodes MDDISSMSLMDKIVNLAKRRGFVYPSSDIYGGLANAWDYGPLGVELKNNIKKLWWHFFVTSRRDMVGLDSSIILNPKVWEASGHVKVFNDPLVDCKNCHSRFRADTLIEEQLKMDVSGKSLEELSNIIAKEPVKCPNCGKHDWTEVRSFNLLFETHLGVIKDDQSLAYLRGETAQGIFINFKNILNTTRQKIPFGVGQIGKSFRNEVTPGNFIFRTREFEQMEIEYFIKPNAWEVTFEKWLETMKAWLRLIELKDSDLHFHEIEKEALAHYSKRTIDIEYNYPFGMSELYGIAYRGDFDLKNHQTASGVEMTCTDEETGEKYLPHVVEPTFGVERTFLAVLANAYTEEAVPDAKGEEANRIVLKLPQSLAPYKIAILPLSKKEELSTVSSAVFDLLAQTYTCDYDETQSIGKRYRRQDEIGTPYCVTIDFETLKDKAVTVRDRDTMKQDRIAIEKLNEYFSAKLK; translated from the coding sequence ATGGATGATATTTCTTCAATGAGTTTGATGGACAAAATCGTCAACTTAGCTAAACGCCGAGGTTTCGTTTATCCGAGTTCAGACATTTATGGAGGCTTAGCCAACGCCTGGGACTACGGCCCCTTGGGAGTGGAACTGAAAAACAATATTAAAAAACTTTGGTGGCATTTTTTCGTGACTAGCCGTCGAGATATGGTGGGTTTAGACAGCTCTATCATTCTTAATCCTAAGGTTTGGGAGGCGAGCGGCCACGTGAAAGTTTTTAATGACCCGCTAGTTGACTGTAAAAATTGCCACAGCCGTTTTCGAGCTGATACCCTTATAGAAGAACAATTAAAAATGGATGTGAGCGGCAAAAGCTTGGAAGAACTTTCAAATATTATCGCTAAAGAGCCGGTAAAATGTCCTAATTGCGGCAAACATGATTGGACGGAAGTTCGCAGTTTTAATCTGCTTTTCGAGACGCATCTGGGAGTAATAAAGGACGACCAATCTCTGGCCTATTTAAGAGGGGAAACCGCTCAAGGCATTTTTATCAATTTTAAAAATATTTTAAACACTACCCGCCAAAAAATTCCTTTTGGTGTAGGACAAATTGGCAAATCTTTTAGAAACGAAGTCACTCCAGGCAATTTTATTTTCCGCACGCGCGAATTTGAACAGATGGAAATAGAATATTTTATCAAACCTAATGCATGGGAAGTTACTTTTGAAAAATGGCTCGAGACCATGAAAGCTTGGCTGCGTTTGATAGAACTCAAGGATAGCGATTTACATTTTCATGAAATAGAAAAAGAAGCTTTGGCTCATTATTCTAAAAGAACCATTGATATAGAATATAATTATCCTTTTGGCATGAGCGAGCTTTATGGCATCGCTTATAGAGGGGATTTTGATTTAAAAAATCACCAAACGGCCAGCGGGGTAGAAATGACTTGCACCGATGAGGAAACGGGAGAGAAATATTTGCCCCATGTAGTAGAGCCAACCTTTGGAGTAGAAAGAACCTTTTTAGCCGTCTTAGCAAATGCTTATACTGAAGAAGCTGTCCCCGATGCCAAGGGCGAAGAAGCCAATCGTATTGTTTTGAAATTACCTCAATCTTTGGCTCCCTACAAGATTGCTATCTTGCCCTTATCTAAAAAAGAAGAATTGAGCACTGTCTCTTCTGCAGTATTTGACCTCTTAGCGCAAACTTATACTTGCGATTATGACGAAACCCAAAGCATCGGTAAGCGTTATAGAAGGCAAGACGAAATAGGCACTCCTTATTGTGTGACCATAGACTTTGAAACCCTTAAGGATAAGGCAGTCACAGTAAGAGATAGGGATACTATGAAGCAAGACAGAATAGCGATAGAAAAATTAAATGAATATTTTTCTGCTAAATTAAAATAA